A genomic window from Triticum urartu cultivar G1812 chromosome 7, Tu2.1, whole genome shotgun sequence includes:
- the LOC125523121 gene encoding probable inorganic phosphate transporter 1-4, producing MSHDVKVLEALDVAGTQLYHFTTIVIAGMGFFTDAYDLFSVSLIADLLGRIYYHSADGRLPGNVAGAVSGVALCGTVLGQLFFGWLGDRMGRKLIYGVTLKLMVVCSLASGLSFHNKPKCVVATLCFFRFWLGFGIGGDYPLSATIMSEYANKRTRGAFIAAVFAMQGLGNLAAGAVVLVLSASFKNTAAYDTDQLGQADYVWRIVLMLGAVPALLTYYWRMKMPETARYTALIAKNLKLAASDMAAVLDIDFVSDMDAEAVVKQDEFGLFSMEFLHKHGRQLLGTTVCWFVLDVVFYSLNLFMKDIFSGIGWFGDAAEMSPLEQTYKIARTQAIIVVGGSLPGYFLTVLFVDRIGRIKIQLMGFTMMTIFMIGLAAPYKFWSKPSMHAGFAIMYALILFFANFGPNSTTFILPTEIFPTRLRSTCNGISAAGGKCGAIIGVLWFQYSHTSIRSSLLLLAGCNLVGVMFTLALPESKGMSLEDITGEMEEESEPSQESTVAEVEFIHSVEIL from the exons GTCAAGGTGCTCGAGGCCCTGGACGTCGCCGGGACGCAGCTGTACCACTTCACCACCATCGTCATCGCTGGCATGGGCTTCTTCACGGACGCCTACGACCTGTTCTCGGTCTCCCTCATCGCCGACCTCCTGGGCCGCATCTACTACCACTCGGCGGATGGCAGGCTCCCCGGCAACGTTGCCGGTGCCGTCAGCGGCGTGGCGCTCTGCGGCACGGTCCTGGGGCAGCTCTTCTTCGGCTGGCTCGGCGACAGGATGGGGCGGAAGCTGATCTACGGCGTCACGCTCAAGCTCATGGTGGTGTGCTCGCTCGCGTCCGGCCTCTCCTTCCACAACAAGCCCAAGTGCGTCGTGGCCACGTTGTGCTTCTTCCGCTTCTGGCTCGGCTTCGGCATCGGCGGCGACTACCCGCTCTCGGCGACCATCATGTCTGAGTATGCCAACAAGAGGACTCGCGGAGCCTTCATAGCAGCGGTCTTCGCTATGCAG GGTCTTGGGAACCTGGCTGCTGGGGCTGTTGTTCTGGTGCTCTCTGCGAGCTTCAAGAACACGGCCGCGTACGATACTGACCAGCTCGGGCAAGCAGACTACGTGTGGCGCATAGTACTCATGCTCGGCGCCGTTCCTGCCCTGCTCACCTACTACTGGCGCATGAAGATGCCCGAGACGGCGCGCTACACCGCGCTCATCGCCAAGAACCTCAAGCTAGCGGCGTCTGACATGGCCGCGGTCCTCGACATCGACTTCGTGTCGGACATGGACGCGGAGGCCGTCGTTAAGCAGGACGAGTTTGGCCTCTTCTCCATGGAGTTCCTTCACAAGCATGGCCGCCAGCTCCTCGGAACCACCGTGTGCTGGTTCGTCCTCGACGTCGTCTTCTACTCCCTCAACCTCTTCATGAAGGACATCTTCAGCGGCATCGGCTGGTTTGGAGACGCGGCCGAGATGAGCCCTCTCGAGCAGACCTACAAGATAGCCCGCACGCAGGCCATCATCGTGGTCGGCGGTTCCCTGCCAGGGTACTTCCTCACTGTCCTCTTCGTTGACCGCATCGGCCGCATCAAGATCCAGCTCATGGGGTTCACCATGATGACCATCTTCATGATCGGGCTCGCCGCGCCCTACAAGTTCTGGTCCAAACCCAGCATGCACGCAGGCTTCGCCATCATGTATGCATTGATCCTCTTCTTCGCAAACTTCGGCCCCAACTCCACCACTTTCATCCTGCCTACCGAGATATTCCCGACGCGGCTGCGGTCGACGTGCAACGGCATATCGGCTGCCGGGGGTAAGTGTGGTGCCATCATCGGTGTTCTCTGGTTCCAGTATTCTCATACGAGCATCCGGAGCTCTCTCCTACTTCTCGCAGGGTGCAACCTGGTTGGAGTCATGTTCACTCTTGCCTTGCCGGAATCCAAAGGGATGTCACTCGAGGATATCAccggggaaatggaggaagaaaGCGAACCATCTCAAGAATCTACAGTTGCTGAAGTTGAGTTCATCCACAGCGTGGAAATTTTGTAG